TACTGGGATTACTTAAACCCAGtcagaaaatgagatttatGGGATCTTTCCCAAGTAACCATACCCTGAGATTTGGAGGGCTGCTTTCTGCGCTGCCCTTCCCAACTCTAAGCTTTGGCAGATGAGGAGGAGCATGCTTGTTCTGCATGTTGGGACAGTGGTGTCTGCTCCTGCCCTTGCAGACTGTCACCATGCTGGGACATGGCCTTGGACCTGCAGGAGTGTTTTTATTACACTTTTTATTACAATGAGCTTTGCTGGAAATGGTAACATCTCAGTCTTTTCACTCCTTTTGCTGCCTCCTTCCATAATGTTGTCATTTTGGCCCATGTGGTTGTCAGGAAGCAGAAGGACCTGTGAGGATCCAGGTCACACTCCAGTCTGCCCTTGTCACATGGAGCTGTGTCAGGTCCCTTTCCCTTTGCCCTCAGCTCCCCCCCATGCCCAACACGCCAAGGGCTGGGGCAGTCCCTGGGCGTGTTTTTCCCTCTCGGCACAGCGTTCCCATTTTCCTGTGTTAAGCACTTTAGTAGTTAGCAgctcttttcctatttttaaataactccCCAAAGCCTGATGAGCTGGTCTTTCTCACTCCTTCTCTCCCAGCTTCTCAATCTTTGAAATCAAGGCTGCTTTGATCAGTTCCTCACCCAAGTTTTGGCTTCACTGACATCATTTGCAGGATAATAGTTGGCCTTTAAGAACAAAATCCTTTCCCAAATCTCCCCTTCTGCTCAGAGAAGCATTGGTGGCCATCTGCTTCACATCCACGTGCTCCATGACCCCTCCCAAGTTTACCCCAATGATGGGATGAGGAGGTCCTTCCCCTTCTTGGGTCTTTGTCACCTCTGCATCCTCAGCTTCTCCTGCCTTCTCTGCTTGTCCTGAGTGTTTACATGGGGGCTGACACGTGTGTGTTGTTGGAGAGAATGTGTGtcctgcagcttctcctgcctGGCCTTCCttcacccagcctgtggctgctgtCAGCAGGGTGGCAGCTGCAGAGACAAGGATGAGATGCTCCCCCACTCCCCTGGGAGACATGAGGGGCTCTCAGCTCCACAGCCATCCTTGGGAAGAGGCATCCTGGCGGAAGGATCCTGTTACCAACCACCTCCACGTGCTGGCCCAGTTTCCAGTGGGGGCATTGAGCTGGTGTGGGAGGAGGTTTGGGGGTGGCACGGACCTCAGCACAGCATGAGGCCGTGGAGACCTGGGCACCTGTGCTCAGGGTTGTCCCTTCCCTTGCAGGTACATGGTGGATGCTGCTGACCAGGAGAAGATAGAGGCCTCTAAGAATGAACTGCACAACCTGCTTGAcaagccacagctccagggcatCCCGGTGAGCTGGTGCCTCAGTCATGGTCCCCAgggtgggcactgccagggcttgCAGAGCAGATTCAGGGAGGAGCTCCCCTTCCTTGCAGGCATCACTTCCCTGCTGCACTCCTGAGGGAGCCAGCTGGGACAATGACCCTTCCTAGGTCAGAACTGGGCCAAGCAACACAGAGGGACCTTTGGGGCAGAGAGCACAGATCAGGTCCCATGGGTGAAATCTGTCCTCTCACATGGATTTGCACCTGATTTGTGGTGTGACAGGAAGTGCTGTCTCCtgtgagaggagctgctgggctgtgacaTGTGCAGGGGGTGGGACACGTCACAGGTACGCTGTTCCTGTCAGGTGGGCTGTGCACCAGCCATCCCAAATCAGCATCCTTTGAAAGGAGCTAACTGAAGATCTTGCCACAGATCCCAAATGTCCAGTGCCAGCTAAATTAAGCTCCTGACATACCAGGCTGCAGTTGCAGGCCTCTGAAGGCTCTCTTCTTTGAACAAGCCTCCTGACTGGGACTGGGGTGGGGAGATGCtcatcctgtgctgctgcagagcccggCCCATCCAGGCAGCCACAGCGTCAGCACCGCCCCTGTCAGGTGACAGTCACAGTGtcccctgctccagagggaCAAACCAGTCCTGCTGAGAGAGACTGGTGATGGTACAAACAGCTGATCCTGGTTTGGGCTGCCTGCCTGCAGAgtgtgctctgcccagcatCTAGAGCTTGCTCCTGCTGGATAAAGTCAGTGTTAGCCATTTCATTTGACTTTTGCTCAGAGACAATGAGAAGCTCCTGGGAGAATGTCCTGGGTGGCAGAGCAGATGCTGGTGCCCTTCAGAGGGGACATACTGTGGGGCCATCTccacactgggagcagggagtgcACAGGAGATGCTGTGTACAGCTAATTAAGGCAGTTAATTGAAGTGCTCTGCCTCCTGAGTGCTGCTGAAGGGGGTTTCTCTGTCTGGGACATCCTAGCAGAGTAGCCAGGGCTCTCTGGTGTCACAGGCAGGCTCTGCTTCTAAGTGGCAGAAGCAGGTtccagcctggtctggtggCTGGGTGCTTCAggtgtcccctgtcctgccctgcaggTCCTCGTCCTGGGGAACAAGCGGGACCTGCCCGGTGCCTTGGATGAGAAGGAGCTCATTGAGAAGATGTAAGTGTGCCAGTGCCCCCCTGGGCACAGGGGTGTGACACAGTGTGAACCCTGGGGACAAGAAGTGTGAcccctggggcacagggggtgTGACACAGTGTGACCCCTGGGCACAGGGGTGTGACACAGTGTGAACCCTGGGGCACAGGGGTGTGACACAGTGTGACCCCTGGGGACAAGAAGTGTGAcccctggggcacagggggtgTGACACAGTGTGACCCCTGGGGACAAGAAGTGTGACACAGTGTGAcccctggggcacagggggtgTGACACAGTGTGACCCCTGGGCACAGGGGGTGTGTGACACAGTCCCTGTTCTGCTGTGTCCCCACCAGCACCTGTCTGACTTGGCACTGTGGGCCTGGGGTAGGCTGGCAGAGTCGAGTGGCTGAGGATGTCCAAGGTGACACCTTGTGGAGACACAGAGGAGCTGGAAccaccagtgccagggctgggtcCCACGTGCCACATGGTGGCGTGGGGGCCCGGCACAGCGTGGcactggctgctggagctggtctCTCCCAGATACCTCACTGGGCTCCTCCACATGGGGAATCTGGGATGCTGCACTGACTCACAGCATTTCCTCCCCTTCAGCCACCTCTCAGAGCACCTCTGGACCGTGGGCACCTATGCAGCTCCcatgctgccagccctgtgctgctcccaaaacCTCCCTGCCTCatctggctgcagggctgggggaaccTATGGAATTTGGTGGCCAGGGTGTCCATGGGATCGGGTCCCTCCTGCTCTGTCACAtagtccccagcccagcccagccctgcccctcaGGCATGGAGCCCTGGTGCCCTCGCCTGACCCACACACAGCTCCTGGagagcctggggagctgctgcccctccaCTGTGCCCTGTCTCAGAGACAGAGTCCAAAGAGACCCttcaggggctgcccaggggtgTCTCCCATGGCCATCCCACACAGCTCAGAGTCTGCAGGCAGCACTTGCTCCCTCCCCACAGGAACCTCTCTGCCATCCAGGACCGAGAGATCTGTTGCTATTCCATCTCCTGCAAAGAAAAGGACAACATTGGTGAGTGCTGTGGGCTGGGGCCATGGGGGGCATGGGGAGCAGTCCGTGCCCACGTGTTTGGCCGGGTACAGGGGGAAGTGACAGCCAGAGACAGAGGCTGTAAGTGTCCCCTTGCCTCTGCAGACATCACCCTACAGTGGCTTATCCAGCACTCGAAGTCCAGGCGAAGCTGAGGTCCCGCGGGCCTGGCTCGGATTGGGAAGATGCCATTGTCCAAGCCCAtgcccctctctcctgctctgtccctccaGCTCTCTCTCTAGATGGGTATTTTTAGGGGACCCCAGACTCTGCTGATATTGGGGCAGAGTCCTTGTTTTTATTGTAAAGAAGATGTCTGActgccctcctctccccctttcctctcctccccctcTCTTCCTCCATTTTGGCACTGTTCTGTTGTTGTCTGTGTATacagtatatatatatgtatatatattttaattttttaatttaagggaTAGTGCTGTTATTAAATTGGGCCCTGTGAGCAGTAGGAAAGCTGGGGCTCCCCAAGGTCAGCCAAGGGTCAGcattgggaggaggaggagggtggtAGCAGAAGGCAGCCCttggggatggggctgtgccagctgcaggcaggtcCCCTGGGgctccctttcccttctctgggtgtcctgctgctgcctctagGCAGAGATCACCCTGGGGGTGTTGGGGGTGCCCAccttgccctgcctgccccGGCTTGGGGAGGGGGGGCGTGTCAATGCCACCTGCAGGCTCCTCACCCCTCCGTGGGACAGGGATTAGCCACAAGCCACTGCCATCAGCCTCCCCCTCCCGCCTCCACTTCCCTAACCCTTCTCTGGGGTCCAGGGCCACTTGTCCCCctgccctgtgtgtcccctgctCTTGTGCCTGGGCCAAATCCTGCccactgcccagcctggctgctcgGGGGATGAGCGGGGGCACTggtgccagtgctgggggcccagcaatgccagcagcccctgggggagctgggggctggcacCTGCCTCCCAcctgtcccagggctgcctcAGCCCCATGTAACCTCTCGggacagctgtgctggctccccACGTGCCAAGTGGCATCGCCTGTGCccggctggggctgctggctctgcccttGCCAGGGACATCCCTTGGGATGCCAGAGAGGGAGGGACACAT
This Vidua macroura isolate BioBank_ID:100142 chromosome 24, ASM2450914v1, whole genome shotgun sequence DNA region includes the following protein-coding sequences:
- the ARL8A gene encoding ADP-ribosylation factor-like protein 8A, with product MLALFNKLLDWFRALFWKEEMELTLVGLQYSGKTTFVNVIASGQFNEDMIPTVGFNMRKITKGNVTIKLWDIGGQPRFRSMWERYCRGVSAIVYMVDAADQEKIEASKNELHNLLDKPQLQGIPVLVLGNKRDLPGALDEKELIEKMNLSAIQDREICCYSISCKEKDNIDITLQWLIQHSKSRRS